A portion of the Alphaproteobacteria bacterium CG11_big_fil_rev_8_21_14_0_20_39_49 genome contains these proteins:
- a CDS encoding methylenetetrahydrofolate--tRNA-(uracil(54)-C(5))-methyltransferase (FADH(2)-oxidizing) TrmFO, producing MKQLNIIGGGLAGSEAAWQAANSGIKVTIYEMRTKERKTQAHHTDGLAELVCSNSFRSDDHTASAIGLLHEEMRRKGSLILKCADENSVPAGGALAVDREDFSASVSKAISSHENISLIREEIEEIPDNGTPTIIATGPLTSEKLSQNILKLAGEEYLSFFDAIAPIVHRESIDMDKAWFQSRYDKGTGKDYINCPLTKEQYYEFVEALINSDKTEFKEWEKDTPYFDGCLPIEVMAQRGVETLRFGPMKPVGLTNPHSSEKPYAVIQLRQDNKLGTLYNIVGFQTKMKYGEQAKVFKSIPGLENAEFARLGGIHRNTFINSPSLLDKTLRLKNKPNIRFAGQITGVEGYVESAACGFLAGKFAAYEINGKDITPPPATTALGALLSHITSDAESETFQPMNINFGLLPPLDKKVGKKLRKAAYCERALEDISNWNL from the coding sequence ATGAAACAACTAAACATAATCGGCGGTGGTCTTGCAGGCTCGGAAGCGGCATGGCAAGCCGCAAATTCAGGCATAAAAGTCACAATATACGAAATGCGTACCAAAGAACGCAAAACACAGGCACACCACACTGACGGTCTTGCCGAACTTGTTTGTTCAAATTCTTTCCGCTCAGATGACCATACGGCAAGTGCAATAGGCTTACTACACGAAGAAATGCGACGCAAAGGCTCGCTTATTTTAAAATGTGCCGATGAAAATTCGGTTCCCGCTGGAGGAGCATTAGCCGTTGACCGTGAAGATTTTTCCGCCTCCGTCAGCAAAGCTATATCATCACATGAAAATATAAGCTTAATACGTGAAGAAATAGAAGAAATACCTGATAACGGCACGCCTACGATAATTGCTACAGGTCCGCTCACATCAGAAAAACTGAGCCAAAATATATTAAAATTAGCGGGCGAAGAATATCTGTCATTTTTTGATGCCATAGCCCCGATAGTACACCGTGAGTCAATAGACATGGACAAAGCATGGTTCCAGTCACGTTATGACAAGGGTACTGGAAAGGATTATATCAACTGCCCTCTTACCAAAGAGCAATATTATGAATTTGTTGAAGCGTTAATAAATTCAGACAAAACGGAGTTTAAAGAATGGGAAAAGGACACACCTTATTTTGACGGCTGCCTGCCCATAGAAGTTATGGCACAGCGTGGAGTAGAAACCTTACGTTTTGGTCCTATGAAACCCGTAGGGCTTACCAATCCGCATAGCAGCGAAAAACCATATGCGGTAATACAGCTGCGTCAGGATAATAAGCTTGGTACTTTATATAATATTGTCGGCTTCCAGACTAAAATGAAATATGGGGAACAGGCTAAGGTGTTCAAATCAATACCCGGTCTTGAAAACGCCGAGTTTGCCCGCCTTGGCGGAATACACCGCAACACTTTCATAAACAGCCCTTCCCTGCTGGATAAGACTTTACGCCTCAAAAACAAACCTAATATCCGCTTTGCAGGACAAATAACAGGTGTTGAAGGCTATGTTGAAAGTGCCGCATGCGGTTTTTTGGCAGGCAAATTCGCGGCTTATGAGATAAACGGAAAAGATATCACCCCTCCCCCTGCAACAACTGCACTTGGAGCATTACTAAGCCATATTACGAGCGATGCCGAATCAGAAACTTTTCAGCCAATGAACATAAATTTCGGTCTGCTGCCACCACTTGATAAAAAAGTAGGAAAAAAGCTAAGAAAAGCTGCTTATTGCGAAAGGGCTTTAGAAGATATATCTAATTGGAACTTATAA
- the hisN gene encoding histidinol-phosphatase — protein MNDLNIIEIKKFVDKVVDKSEDIICKHYRNLNNIETKDDESPVTIADREAETSIREFINKAYPEHGIIGEEFGEENINARYKWIIDPIDGTLSFMIGRPIFGTLLALLDNGKPILSVINQPVNKERWIASNGEGCTLNGKKVRVKNCKDLSQATIATTGSNYFTEEGLQKFNRLSKSAKHTIYGGDCYLYALVASGFLDLAIDSCLKPHDFMPLIPIVKEAGGVITDWTGNELSEKSDGNVIAAGSKTAHEQAIKILS, from the coding sequence ATGAATGATTTAAACATCATAGAAATAAAGAAATTCGTGGATAAAGTTGTGGATAAGTCGGAGGATATTATCTGTAAACACTATAGAAATTTAAATAATATTGAAACCAAAGATGATGAAAGCCCCGTAACCATAGCAGACAGGGAAGCAGAAACATCAATAAGGGAGTTTATAAACAAAGCGTATCCCGAACATGGTATAATCGGCGAAGAATTCGGGGAAGAAAATATTAACGCACGTTATAAATGGATAATAGACCCGATTGACGGAACCTTGTCTTTTATGATAGGTCGCCCCATCTTCGGTACTTTACTGGCGTTACTTGATAACGGCAAACCCATATTGTCGGTTATAAACCAGCCTGTCAACAAAGAACGCTGGATAGCCTCAAATGGAGAAGGTTGCACTCTAAACGGCAAAAAAGTCCGAGTAAAAAACTGCAAGGATTTATCACAGGCTACAATCGCCACAACAGGTTCTAACTATTTTACGGAAGAAGGCTTACAAAAATTCAATCGTCTTTCAAAATCCGCAAAACACACTATCTATGGCGGTGACTGCTACTTATATGCTTTAGTTGCAAGCGGATTTCTTGACTTGGCTATAGATTCATGCTTAAAACCACACGATTTTATGCCTTTGATACCTATTGTAAAAGAGGCAGGAGGAGTAATAACCGACTGGACGGGAAACGAACTAAGCGAAAAATCGGACGGCAATGTTATTGCGGCAGGTTCAAAAACCGCTCACGAACAGGCTATAAAAATATTAAGTTAA
- a CDS encoding amino acid dehydrogenase: MKILVMGAGVIGVTTAYRLFKSGHDVTVIDKNPKPASECSFANGGQLSYSHVEPWANVNSFKKIPEYLVKKDSPLVIKPMADLKMWKWCLQFLSCCNTNQVLKSSENMLRLAMYSRKCLEEIESDISFDFCKQDNGILHVFKSRKALDYNIEQAKFQEERGCPYELLDSMDKVVEKEPALGYGDMDIIGGIFYPMDGSGDVNKFTVSLAEELVKRGKVKFEYDTQIEEVIIEGNKVKGVKTDKGEISADKYVVCLGAKTPLMLGKIGIKIPIYPMKGYSISIPIGDLKDSHVPSIGVTDQFNKIVYSRLGDILRVAGTAEFAGYDDSVEKPRIETLKRMTKYLFPKVKGLENATEWACLRPSTPDGSPIIGKTKKYDNLYLNTGHGTLGWTMSFASSKAIADIVDSKMPEIDLSGLDTFRFGI, encoded by the coding sequence ATGAAAATACTTGTAATGGGTGCAGGTGTTATTGGAGTGACTACGGCGTACCGGCTTTTTAAAAGCGGTCACGATGTTACCGTTATAGATAAAAATCCAAAACCTGCGTCCGAGTGTAGTTTTGCAAATGGCGGTCAGCTTAGCTATTCACATGTTGAGCCATGGGCTAATGTTAATTCTTTTAAAAAGATACCTGAATATCTTGTTAAAAAGGATTCGCCTCTGGTTATCAAGCCTATGGCGGATTTGAAAATGTGGAAGTGGTGTCTGCAATTCCTTTCTTGCTGCAATACTAATCAGGTGCTAAAAAGCAGCGAAAACATGTTAAGGCTTGCTATGTATAGCAGGAAGTGTCTTGAAGAGATAGAATCGGATATTTCATTTGATTTTTGTAAGCAGGATAACGGTATCCTGCATGTTTTTAAAAGTAGAAAAGCACTGGATTATAATATTGAACAGGCAAAATTTCAGGAAGAACGGGGTTGTCCGTATGAACTGCTGGACAGTATGGATAAGGTGGTAGAAAAAGAGCCTGCTTTGGGCTACGGCGATATGGATATTATAGGCGGTATATTCTACCCTATGGACGGTAGTGGCGATGTAAATAAATTTACCGTTTCACTTGCCGAGGAATTGGTAAAAAGAGGCAAGGTTAAATTTGAGTATGATACGCAAATTGAAGAAGTGATAATCGAGGGTAATAAGGTTAAAGGTGTAAAAACGGATAAAGGCGAGATAAGTGCCGATAAATATGTCGTATGCCTTGGAGCAAAAACCCCGCTTATGCTAGGTAAGATAGGTATAAAAATTCCTATATACCCTATGAAGGGATATAGCATCTCAATTCCGATAGGCGACCTGAAAGATTCGCATGTCCCGTCAATAGGAGTTACCGACCAGTTCAATAAGATAGTATATTCACGTTTGGGCGATATATTGAGGGTTGCAGGAACAGCCGAGTTTGCCGGATATGATGATTCGGTGGAAAAACCTCGTATAGAAACCTTAAAGCGTATGACAAAATATTTGTTCCCTAAAGTTAAGGGGCTGGAAAACGCTACCGAGTGGGCTTGTCTTAGACCTTCTACTCCCGATGGTTCTCCTATAATCGGTAAAACCAAAAAATATGATAACCTATATTTAAATACCGGTCATGGCACTTTGGGGTGGACAATGTCCTTTGCAAGCTCTAAAGCCATAGCGGATATAGTTGATTCTAAAATGCCTGAAATTGACCTTAGCGGTCTGGATACCTTCCGTTTCGGTATATAA